The Paenibacillus sophorae genome has a segment encoding these proteins:
- a CDS encoding LacI family DNA-binding transcriptional regulator: MNPTIKDVAKRANVSIATVSRVLNNLGGYSDKTKQKVNEVIRELGYQPNAIARGLINKRTHTIGVLFPNVSSAFSSDILQGVEDYAHGRNYSIVVCNTDDDGKRTLKYLQLLREKQVDGIIFSSSVLKEEYYEAIQAMNVPVVLVSSESNYATVPYVKVDDCLAACDAVEYLIGKGHRKIAMISGGKEDVLAGSPRVDGYLRALQKHQIPFDSRYLVYGDFRFESGCIQFEALLQTVPDVTAVFAASDEMAIGVLSAAYKLGIRIPDDISVIGFDGVQLSNMVVPPLTTVSQPLQEMGKIAAETLIRSIETGETAEGIIVSHSIVERQTVRTLT, from the coding sequence ATGAATCCCACAATTAAAGATGTAGCTAAAAGGGCAAACGTTTCCATCGCCACGGTTTCCCGGGTACTGAACAATTTGGGCGGATATTCAGACAAAACGAAGCAGAAGGTTAATGAGGTCATTCGAGAGCTTGGTTACCAGCCTAACGCGATCGCACGCGGCTTAATCAATAAGCGTACGCATACGATCGGCGTATTGTTTCCGAATGTTTCGAGCGCTTTCTCCTCGGATATTTTGCAGGGAGTTGAAGATTACGCCCATGGCCGAAATTACAGTATTGTGGTCTGCAACACCGACGATGACGGCAAACGCACCCTGAAGTATCTGCAGCTTTTGCGGGAAAAGCAAGTTGACGGAATTATTTTCTCCAGCAGTGTGTTAAAGGAGGAGTACTATGAAGCAATCCAAGCTATGAACGTCCCGGTCGTTCTCGTCTCTTCCGAATCAAATTACGCCACAGTTCCTTACGTGAAGGTCGATGACTGCTTGGCCGCATGCGACGCGGTAGAATACCTCATCGGCAAAGGGCATCGTAAAATCGCAATGATCAGCGGTGGAAAAGAGGATGTATTAGCTGGATCTCCTCGTGTGGACGGATATTTAAGAGCGCTTCAGAAGCACCAAATTCCTTTTGACAGCCGATATCTCGTTTATGGCGATTTCAGATTTGAAAGCGGATGCATTCAGTTTGAAGCCCTACTGCAGACGGTTCCCGATGTAACGGCCGTGTTCGCTGCCAGTGACGAAATGGCAATTGGCGTACTTTCGGCCGCCTATAAACTCGGAATCAGGATTCCCGATGATATTTCGGTCATTGGGTTTGACGGAGTTCAGCTGTCCAACATGGTCGTTCCTCCGTTGACAACGGTTAGCCAGCCGCTTCAAGAAATGGGCAAAATCGCCGCCGAAACACTGATCCGTAGTATCGAAACAGGTGAAACGGCGGAAGGAATCATTGTCTCTCATTCAATTGTAGAAAGACAGACGGTAAGAACGCTTACCTGA
- a CDS encoding LacI family DNA-binding transcriptional regulator: MASIKDVANLAGVAVGTVSRVINNAGAVKPATRDKVKAAIEQLNYVPDEVARNFKMQKSKMVALMLPSIWHPFFSELAYFIEDELDQGGFKLMLCNSGGKPEKELYYFDMLKQNKVAGIVGITYNDIENSVSTDIPIISIDRHFNKQITCVTSDNFEGGRIALRELVKAGVKKPAFLGNVPSVYSETVLRRDGFVHEAQALGIPYAVYEEPDPLRDEDMYYSTFLQQHQDIDGVFAITDMTAAKYIEKAKQAGIRVPDDVKVIGYDGIQDHPFFHPLLSTIRQPVEEMARTAVRLLLKKVEGESLDREVYRIPVQYRAGETT, translated from the coding sequence ATGGCCAGTATTAAAGATGTTGCTAATTTGGCAGGTGTCGCCGTCGGTACCGTTTCCAGAGTCATTAATAATGCCGGGGCGGTTAAACCGGCAACCCGCGATAAGGTCAAGGCCGCTATCGAGCAGTTGAATTATGTGCCGGATGAGGTCGCGCGTAACTTTAAGATGCAGAAATCGAAGATGGTGGCCCTGATGCTGCCAAGCATTTGGCACCCGTTTTTTTCCGAGCTTGCCTACTTTATTGAAGATGAGCTCGACCAGGGCGGATTCAAGCTGATGCTATGCAACAGCGGGGGCAAGCCCGAGAAGGAATTGTATTACTTCGATATGCTGAAGCAGAACAAGGTGGCGGGAATTGTCGGGATCACCTATAACGATATTGAGAACAGCGTGAGCACGGATATCCCGATAATCAGCATCGACCGGCATTTCAACAAGCAGATTACCTGCGTGACCTCAGACAATTTCGAGGGAGGGCGAATTGCGCTCAGAGAGCTGGTCAAGGCCGGTGTGAAGAAACCCGCTTTCCTTGGCAATGTGCCTTCCGTATACAGCGAGACCGTACTTCGAAGGGACGGCTTCGTGCATGAAGCGCAGGCCCTTGGCATTCCCTACGCCGTGTACGAAGAACCCGATCCGCTTCGGGATGAGGATATGTACTACAGCACGTTCCTGCAGCAGCATCAAGACATTGACGGCGTATTCGCCATTACGGATATGACTGCGGCCAAATATATCGAGAAAGCCAAGCAGGCCGGGATTCGCGTTCCGGACGATGTGAAGGTAATCGGCTACGACGGCATCCAGGACCATCCCTTTTTCCATCCTCTGCTATCCACGATCCGTCAGCCTGTGGAGGAGATGGCGAGAACGGCCGTAAGGCTGCTGCTTAAGAAAGTGGAAGGGGAAAGCTTGGATCGTGAAGTCTACCGTATCCCTGTACAATATAGGGCGGGGGAGACGACCTGA
- a CDS encoding ABC transporter permease, with product MRKLKAARKNWELYLLLILPVAYFIIFRYVPMYGVQIAFKDFTPRAGIWGSPWVGFQYFREFFESYNFWTIIKNTVLLSLLNLVISFPIPVIIAILLNQLAREKLKKFVQTVIYAPYFISTVVLAGMIIVFLSPNSGLINHIIGAFGGEPVLFMSEAGWFRPVYIMSTVWQETGFATIIYLAALAGIDPHLHEAAVVDGANKWQRIRHIDLTGILPTITVLFILAVGNLMNVGFEKAFLLQTDLNIDASEIISTYVYKIGIQRAQYSFSAAIGLFNAAINLVLLLIVNRAAKKISGNGLF from the coding sequence ATGAGAAAGCTGAAAGCTGCCCGAAAAAATTGGGAACTGTATTTGCTGCTTATTCTGCCTGTAGCCTACTTTATTATTTTTCGGTATGTCCCCATGTACGGCGTGCAGATCGCTTTTAAAGACTTTACGCCGCGCGCCGGAATATGGGGAAGTCCCTGGGTGGGATTTCAGTATTTCCGGGAGTTTTTTGAATCCTATAACTTCTGGACGATCATCAAGAACACCGTTCTGCTTAGCCTTTTGAACCTGGTGATCTCATTTCCCATTCCTGTAATTATCGCCATTCTGCTGAATCAATTGGCCAGGGAGAAGCTGAAGAAGTTCGTTCAAACCGTAATCTATGCCCCTTATTTTATTTCGACCGTAGTGCTGGCCGGCATGATTATTGTGTTTCTGTCGCCGAACAGCGGGCTGATCAATCATATCATCGGAGCGTTCGGAGGGGAACCGGTGCTGTTCATGTCCGAAGCCGGCTGGTTCCGCCCGGTTTATATTATGAGTACGGTTTGGCAGGAAACGGGGTTCGCCACCATCATTTATTTGGCCGCTCTGGCCGGTATCGACCCGCATCTTCATGAAGCCGCCGTCGTGGACGGAGCAAACAAATGGCAGCGAATCCGCCATATCGATTTGACCGGCATACTTCCCACCATTACCGTGCTGTTTATTCTGGCCGTAGGCAACCTGATGAACGTTGGGTTTGAAAAAGCCTTTCTGCTGCAAACCGACCTGAATATCGACGCGTCGGAGATCATTTCGACCTATGTATACAAAATCGGTATTCAGCGCGCGCAGTACAGCTTCTCGGCGGCGATCGGACTGTTTAACGCGGCCATCAATCTGGTGCTCCTGCTTATCGTAAACCGGGCAGCCAAAAAAATAAGCGGGAACGGATTGTTTTAG